A window from Corynebacterium urealyticum DSM 7109 encodes these proteins:
- a CDS encoding IS1380-like element ISCur1 family transposase, translating into MKHSTRSYPRVHVDTARSGAVAQAGGVLLTRAAEATGLTASLRAELSTWRKPSAVHDPGKITSDLALSLALGGDCLADLGLLRAAPGVYGNVASEATVSRTLGALAADADTAVRAINRARASARQRAWAMAGDAAPGHGATAADPLVIDVDATIVIAHSEKEQAAGTHKRTFGFHPLLAFLDHGPDGTGEPLAILLRPGNAGSNTATDHITIARDAQAQLPGVNPSRPGKKVLIRADGAGGTKDFTTWAHRRGVQYSVGFTLPGHTPDLLAKIPQDVWAPAYDTEGRVRPGADVAELTGLLTLTGWPPGMRVIARRERPHPGAQLRFEDVDGYRITAFATNTVRGQLADLELRHRRRARAEDRIRIAKDTGLANLPLHGFDQNRIWCQLVLMALEMTAWTQLLAFTGHAARRWEPKRLRHRVFTIPAALARTGRRVRLHLKADAAYAQLVLPRPARTIPRHMEPDAPGRPPGPYRT; encoded by the coding sequence GTGAAGCACTCTACCCGTTCCTACCCGCGAGTCCACGTGGACACAGCACGTTCGGGCGCGGTCGCCCAGGCCGGTGGGGTGCTGCTGACCCGCGCCGCCGAGGCCACCGGTCTGACCGCCTCGCTCAGGGCCGAGTTGAGCACCTGGCGCAAGCCGTCGGCGGTGCACGACCCGGGCAAGATCACCAGTGATCTCGCGCTGTCGTTGGCGCTGGGTGGGGACTGCCTGGCCGACCTGGGTCTCCTGCGCGCCGCGCCCGGCGTGTACGGCAACGTCGCCTCCGAGGCCACGGTCTCCCGGACCCTGGGGGCTCTGGCCGCTGACGCGGACACCGCGGTCCGGGCCATCAACCGGGCCCGCGCATCAGCTCGCCAGCGCGCCTGGGCGATGGCCGGTGATGCCGCCCCTGGTCACGGTGCCACCGCGGCGGACCCGTTGGTCATCGACGTCGACGCCACCATCGTGATCGCGCACAGCGAGAAGGAGCAGGCCGCCGGCACCCACAAGCGGACGTTCGGGTTCCACCCGCTGCTGGCGTTCCTCGACCACGGCCCGGACGGCACCGGAGAACCGTTGGCGATCCTGCTGCGCCCGGGCAACGCCGGGTCCAACACCGCCACCGACCACATCACCATCGCGCGTGACGCGCAGGCCCAGCTGCCCGGTGTCAACCCGTCCCGCCCGGGGAAGAAGGTCTTGATCCGTGCCGACGGCGCCGGTGGCACCAAGGACTTCACCACCTGGGCTCACCGTCGCGGCGTGCAGTACTCGGTCGGGTTCACCCTGCCCGGGCACACCCCCGACTTACTGGCCAAGATTCCCCAGGACGTGTGGGCCCCGGCGTACGACACCGAGGGCAGGGTCCGTCCCGGCGCGGACGTGGCCGAGCTCACCGGGCTGCTCACGCTGACCGGGTGGCCACCCGGGATGCGGGTCATCGCCCGCCGCGAACGGCCCCATCCCGGCGCCCAGCTGCGCTTCGAGGACGTCGACGGGTACCGCATCACCGCGTTCGCGACCAACACCGTCCGTGGCCAGCTGGCCGACCTCGAGCTGCGCCACCGCCGACGTGCCCGGGCCGAGGACCGGATCCGGATCGCCAAGGACACCGGCCTTGCCAACCTGCCCCTGCACGGCTTCGACCAGAACCGGATCTGGTGCCAGCTCGTGCTGATGGCCCTGGAGATGACCGCCTGGACCCAGCTGCTCGCCTTCACCGGCCACGCCGCCCGACGGTGGGAACCCAAGCGGCTACGACACCGCGTCTTCACCATCCCCGCGGCCCTGGCCCGCACCGGCCGCCGGGTCCGCCTGCACCTCAAGGCCGACGCCGCGTACGCCCAGCTCGTCCTGCCCCGACCAGCCCGCACCATCCCTCGGCACATGGAACCCGACGCCCCCGGGCGCCCTCCGGGCCCCTATCGTACCTGA
- a CDS encoding IS256-like element ISCur2 family transposase has product MPKNRPRCHCGGEMKRNGKTSANRTRWRCKICGASTTKQRPDITNSAAFAAFITHLTTGASLETAAAEAGCHPRTLQRRFEHFWLVDVPDPTIGHEGRVYDQVFLDGTYTAGGCLIVAATLDHVIAWHWCTRETTRDYQRLLERIPAPLIAVIDGGQGAASAIKTCWPATKVQRCLVHAQRVVRRHTTSRPRTDAGRAIYQLALNLTKITALDEAAAWGAQLHEYGTIYRDWMNQKTFTTDPATRQRTWSWTHERTRKAYNSLNHLWRNQLLFVYLDPPDGVLDVSRIKSTTNSLEGGINAQLKLLARTHRGRSGEHQRRMLDWWLYLQTELPDDPVEIARQSNWGQDQLAKVSTLTHNENQADHETGRPALYDNAIDTDYTHSIGIQKGHI; this is encoded by the coding sequence ATGCCGAAGAACAGACCACGCTGCCACTGCGGCGGCGAGATGAAACGCAACGGTAAGACCTCCGCCAACCGCACCCGGTGGCGGTGCAAAATCTGCGGCGCTTCCACCACCAAGCAGCGCCCCGATATCACCAACTCAGCAGCCTTCGCAGCATTTATCACCCACCTCACAACCGGTGCGAGCTTGGAAACCGCTGCCGCCGAAGCAGGGTGTCATCCGCGTACCCTGCAACGCCGGTTTGAACACTTCTGGCTAGTTGATGTCCCCGATCCCACGATCGGGCACGAAGGCCGGGTCTACGACCAGGTCTTTCTTGACGGCACCTACACCGCCGGCGGATGCTTGATTGTTGCCGCCACCTTGGATCACGTCATCGCTTGGCACTGGTGCACACGTGAGACCACCCGCGACTACCAAAGGCTCCTCGAACGTATCCCCGCGCCCCTGATCGCTGTCATCGACGGCGGCCAAGGCGCTGCCAGCGCAATCAAGACATGCTGGCCTGCAACGAAAGTGCAGCGCTGCCTCGTTCACGCCCAACGCGTGGTGCGTCGGCACACCACCTCACGCCCCCGCACCGATGCAGGACGAGCGATTTACCAGCTTGCGCTCAACCTTACGAAGATCACCGCTCTTGACGAGGCGGCCGCGTGGGGTGCGCAACTGCACGAATACGGCACTATCTACCGCGACTGGATGAACCAGAAAACGTTCACAACCGACCCGGCGACACGGCAACGCACCTGGTCATGGACGCATGAACGCACCCGCAAGGCCTACAACAGTCTCAACCACCTGTGGCGCAACCAGCTGTTATTTGTCTATCTCGACCCACCTGACGGTGTCCTCGATGTCAGCCGGATCAAATCCACCACCAACAGCCTGGAAGGCGGCATCAACGCCCAGTTGAAACTGCTTGCCCGCACCCACCGCGGCAGATCCGGTGAACACCAACGCCGGATGCTGGATTGGTGGCTGTATCTGCAAACGGAACTGCCTGACGACCCTGTTGAGATCGCCAGGCAGTCCAACTGGGGCCAGGACCAACTCGCCAAAGTATCCACCCTGACCCACAACGAGAACCAAGCCGACCACGAAACTGGACGACCAGCCCTCTACGACAACGCTATCGACACCGACTACACACACTCAATCGGCATCCAAAAAGGCCACATCTAA
- a CDS encoding Abi family protein — protein MFVGEGVKAYKTYARQVEILAGRGMDMGDRESAAATLRRVNYYRLSGYWYPFRKQAPTGRQDDFYDGTRFSDVVALYEFDARLRASTFAALVPVELAIRALLGPTARRGDQHSRWVQRFEVEVNQSREDFLAHHHQKYGGRLPVWAATELLDRGSLTYLYGFAPRHVQDVVSNACGLSAPQLTSWLKALNLVRNTCAHHGRLFNRVHTIAPKLPAIGRHPDLDAVSTDWSRTFGQLTLVQFLSDRLGAGRSRLLPAVVKSFPTVRTVPITHMGAPNGWQDNTPLWA, from the coding sequence GTGTTCGTGGGCGAGGGCGTCAAGGCGTACAAGACGTACGCCCGGCAGGTGGAGATCCTCGCGGGTCGTGGCATGGACATGGGGGACCGGGAGTCAGCCGCAGCCACCCTCCGACGCGTGAACTACTACCGATTGAGTGGCTACTGGTACCCGTTTCGGAAGCAGGCGCCCACCGGTCGCCAAGATGACTTCTACGACGGCACGCGCTTCAGTGATGTCGTCGCCCTCTATGAGTTCGACGCTCGTCTTCGCGCCTCCACTTTCGCAGCGTTGGTTCCCGTCGAGTTGGCAATCCGTGCGCTGCTCGGCCCCACGGCGCGACGCGGTGACCAGCACTCCAGGTGGGTTCAGCGGTTCGAGGTCGAGGTGAATCAGTCGCGCGAGGACTTCTTAGCCCACCACCATCAGAAGTACGGCGGGCGACTGCCGGTCTGGGCAGCGACCGAGCTGCTGGACCGGGGGAGCTTGACCTACCTCTATGGCTTCGCTCCCCGCCATGTTCAGGACGTCGTCTCCAATGCGTGTGGGCTCAGTGCACCGCAGTTGACGAGCTGGCTCAAGGCGCTCAACCTGGTGCGGAACACATGCGCTCATCATGGGCGGCTGTTCAACCGCGTCCACACGATCGCACCGAAGCTCCCCGCGATCGGGCGGCACCCTGACCTTGATGCGGTGTCAACCGATTGGAGCCGCACGTTCGGTCAACTCACGCTTGTGCAGTTCTTGTCGGACCGGTTGGGTGCTGGTCGCAGCCGGCTCCTCCCCGCCGTTGTGAAGAGTTTCCCGACCGTGCGGACTGTCCCCATCACTCACATGGGTGCCCCCAATGGTTGGCAGGACAACACTCCGCTCTGGGCCTAA
- a CDS encoding class I peptide chain release factor — protein MNDLTIAPGPGIPDGAVIAADLAERFAKSSTPGGQGVNTTDGKVQLSIDVAECASLTDAQRHRISRNLEHRLDGSVFTVTASTQRSVFRSWSSRLHLRHSLVSPGRSVRGSTIAPVLITSRDQRVHRRG, from the coding sequence ATGAACGACCTGACCATAGCGCCCGGCCCGGGGATCCCCGACGGTGCGGTCATCGCCGCCGATCTCGCGGAGCGTTTCGCGAAATCGTCGACTCCAGGCGGCCAGGGCGTCAACACGACGGACGGCAAAGTCCAGCTTTCCATCGATGTCGCCGAATGCGCATCGCTTACCGACGCCCAGCGTCACCGTATCTCGCGCAACCTCGAGCACCGCCTAGACGGCTCCGTCTTTACCGTGACTGCGTCGACTCAGCGGTCTGTGTTTCGCTCCTGGTCCTCTCGCTTGCACCTGCGACACAGCCTCGTGTCCCCGGGCCGTAGCGTTCGGGGGAGCACAATAGCCCCAGTCCTCATCACGTCCCGGGATCAAAGAGTTCATCGCAGAGGTTAA
- the merA gene encoding mercury(II) reductase: MPTKYDLAIIGSGGGAFAAAIRASTLGKSVVMIERGTLGGTCVNTGCVPSKTLIAAAGARHVAVDAATRFPGIATTADPVDMPALIAGKQALVESLRGEKYADVADSYGWQVLRGDASFVGTPDAPVLDVAGSDGSVETIEAHHYLVATGSRPWAPPIDGLEETGYLTSTMAMELTEVPESLLVLGGGYVALEQAQLFARLGSQVTLLVRSRLASKEEPEVSKALQEVFADEGIRVVSRAVPTRVSRGTGGEAVVTAALSGGSQEFRADQVLVALGRRPVTDGLNLDAVGVNTGDSGEVVISDRLQSSNPRVWAAGDVTGHPEFVYVAAHHGTLVAENAFADADRSVDYARLPRVTFTGPAIGAVGMTEKDVLAAGIRCDCRVLPLHHVPRALVNRDTRGFIKIVVNAETNEILGLTAVAKDAGELAAAGVHVLGRTVAEVANAWAPYLTMAEGIRIAAKAFTTDPSLLSCCA; the protein is encoded by the coding sequence ATGCCTACGAAGTACGATCTCGCCATCATCGGATCGGGAGGCGGCGCGTTCGCCGCTGCGATCCGCGCCAGCACGCTCGGGAAGTCGGTGGTGATGATCGAGCGCGGGACGCTCGGCGGCACCTGCGTGAACACGGGCTGCGTCCCGTCGAAGACGCTCATTGCCGCGGCCGGCGCGCGGCACGTCGCGGTCGACGCCGCAACCCGGTTCCCCGGGATCGCGACGACGGCGGATCCCGTCGACATGCCCGCGCTGATCGCCGGGAAGCAAGCGTTGGTGGAGTCGCTGCGCGGCGAGAAGTACGCCGACGTCGCCGACTCCTACGGCTGGCAGGTCCTCCGCGGCGACGCCTCGTTCGTGGGCACCCCTGATGCGCCGGTTCTCGATGTTGCCGGATCCGACGGAAGCGTCGAGACCATCGAGGCCCACCACTACCTGGTCGCGACTGGTTCTCGCCCGTGGGCACCGCCGATCGACGGCCTGGAGGAGACCGGATACCTGACCTCGACCATGGCGATGGAGCTGACGGAGGTCCCCGAGTCGCTGCTGGTGCTCGGCGGCGGCTACGTCGCCCTGGAGCAGGCGCAGCTGTTCGCCCGCCTCGGCTCGCAGGTCACGCTGCTCGTGCGGTCCCGGCTCGCGTCGAAGGAGGAGCCGGAGGTGTCGAAGGCGCTCCAGGAGGTGTTCGCCGACGAGGGTATCCGCGTCGTCAGCCGCGCAGTGCCCACCCGGGTCTCCCGCGGCACGGGAGGCGAGGCCGTCGTGACCGCCGCCTTGTCCGGCGGCTCGCAGGAGTTCCGCGCCGACCAGGTCCTGGTCGCCCTCGGACGCCGTCCCGTCACCGATGGCCTGAACCTCGATGCGGTCGGGGTGAATACCGGAGACTCCGGCGAGGTGGTCATCTCCGACCGGTTGCAGTCCTCGAACCCGCGGGTCTGGGCCGCGGGCGACGTGACCGGGCACCCCGAGTTCGTCTACGTCGCCGCCCACCACGGCACCCTCGTCGCCGAGAACGCGTTCGCCGACGCCGACCGGTCCGTCGACTACGCCCGCCTGCCGCGGGTGACGTTCACCGGGCCCGCGATCGGCGCGGTCGGGATGACCGAGAAGGACGTCCTCGCCGCGGGGATCCGCTGCGACTGCCGCGTCCTGCCCCTGCACCACGTGCCCCGCGCCTTGGTGAACCGCGACACCCGCGGGTTCATCAAGATCGTCGTGAACGCCGAGACGAACGAGATCCTCGGCCTGACCGCCGTCGCCAAGGACGCCGGGGAGCTCGCCGCCGCAGGCGTCCACGTGCTCGGCAGGACCGTCGCCGAGGTCGCCAACGCCTGGGCCCCCTACCTGACCATGGCCGAGGGCATCCGGATCGCCGCGAAGGCCTTCACCACCGACCCGTCGCTGCTGTCGTGCTGCGCATGA
- a CDS encoding heavy metal-responsive transcriptional regulator codes for MWIGELAERAGTTAKTLRFYEEQGLLPPTERTPSGYRDYAPETVARIDFIHRGQAAGLTLAQIRQILDIRDGGHAPCEHVRDLLDVRLAEIEQQIAQLSVLRDTIADLSQDAAHPDPETCSTDQVCRYL; via the coding sequence ATGTGGATCGGAGAACTCGCCGAGAGGGCGGGCACTACCGCGAAGACCCTTCGCTTCTACGAGGAACAGGGCCTTCTGCCCCCGACCGAGCGCACGCCGTCCGGATACCGCGACTACGCGCCCGAGACGGTCGCTCGGATCGACTTCATCCACCGTGGCCAGGCCGCGGGCCTCACTCTCGCCCAGATCCGCCAGATCCTCGACATCCGCGACGGCGGCCATGCGCCCTGCGAGCACGTGCGCGACCTGCTTGACGTGCGCCTCGCTGAGATCGAGCAGCAGATCGCGCAGCTCTCCGTGCTGCGCGACACTATCGCGGACCTTAGCCAGGACGCCGCGCACCCGGATCCTGAAACGTGCAGCACCGATCAAGTGTGTAGGTACTTGTAG
- a CDS encoding heavy metal translocating P-type ATPase — protein MSSACGCEHEPATEIEDLDRPWWKDPELLLPIFSGVALCIGLALDWSGLETPATVLFWIGLLLGAYTFTPGAIRNLATKRKLGIGLLMTISAVGAVILGYVEEAAALAFLYSIAEALEDKAMERAQGGLRALLKLVPQSATVLRDGTAVEVAAKDLVVGELMLVRPGERIATDGIIRSGRSSLDTSAITGESIPEEVAPGDEVPAGAINSAGVLEVETTAAGTDNSLTTLVDLVEQAQAEKGDRARIADRIAQPLVPGVMILAVLVGVIGSLLGDPETWITRALVVLVAASPCALAISVPLTVVAAIGAASQFGVVIKSGAAFERLGGIRHLAVDKTGTLTRNQPEVTGVVPADGFDRAQVLAFAAAVEQQSTHPLAAAIAAAVPEAPAAQDISEEAGHGIGGTVEGRRVLVGSPRWIDAGPLKADVERMESEGQTCVLVTVDDALAGAIGVRDELRPEVPEAVQTLHTNDVEVSMLTGDNTRTARALAEIAGIDDVRAELRPEDKASIVAELSSKTPTAMIGDGINDAPALAGATVGIAMGATGSDAAIESADVAFTGHDLRLIPQALQHARRGSRIINQNIVLSLAIIIVLMPLAISGVLGLAAVVLVHEVAEVIVILNGLRAAQAKR, from the coding sequence ATGAGTTCAGCATGTGGATGCGAACACGAACCAGCCACGGAGATCGAAGATCTCGATCGGCCATGGTGGAAGGACCCCGAGTTGCTACTGCCGATCTTCTCCGGCGTAGCCCTCTGCATAGGTCTGGCGCTGGACTGGTCCGGATTAGAGACACCCGCGACAGTTCTGTTCTGGATCGGCCTGCTGCTAGGGGCGTATACGTTCACGCCCGGCGCTATCCGGAACCTTGCCACGAAGCGCAAGCTCGGCATTGGTTTGCTGATGACGATCAGCGCGGTCGGCGCGGTAATCCTCGGTTACGTCGAAGAGGCGGCGGCGCTAGCGTTCCTGTACTCGATCGCCGAGGCACTGGAAGACAAGGCGATGGAACGGGCCCAGGGCGGGCTGCGGGCACTGTTGAAGTTGGTACCGCAGAGCGCGACGGTGCTGCGCGACGGCACGGCGGTCGAGGTCGCAGCGAAGGACCTCGTGGTTGGCGAGCTGATGCTCGTGCGCCCCGGGGAGCGGATCGCCACGGACGGCATCATTCGGTCTGGGCGCTCCAGCCTTGACACCTCAGCGATCACCGGAGAATCCATTCCGGAGGAGGTTGCGCCCGGCGACGAGGTGCCCGCGGGAGCAATCAACTCCGCCGGCGTGCTGGAGGTCGAGACGACCGCAGCTGGAACGGACAACTCGCTGACCACACTCGTGGACCTGGTCGAGCAGGCGCAGGCGGAAAAGGGCGACCGCGCCCGGATCGCCGACCGGATTGCCCAACCCCTAGTGCCCGGAGTGATGATTTTGGCGGTGCTGGTCGGCGTGATTGGCTCGCTGCTGGGCGACCCCGAGACGTGGATCACCCGCGCGTTGGTGGTCCTGGTCGCAGCGTCGCCGTGCGCGCTGGCAATCTCCGTGCCGCTGACAGTCGTAGCCGCGATTGGCGCGGCCAGCCAGTTCGGCGTGGTCATCAAGTCCGGCGCGGCGTTCGAGCGGCTCGGTGGAATCCGTCACCTGGCGGTGGACAAGACCGGAACCCTTACCCGCAACCAGCCCGAGGTTACCGGCGTGGTTCCGGCAGACGGATTCGATCGGGCTCAGGTGCTTGCTTTCGCGGCGGCAGTTGAGCAGCAATCGACGCACCCCCTCGCTGCGGCGATCGCGGCAGCGGTGCCCGAAGCGCCCGCTGCCCAGGACATCAGCGAGGAAGCCGGACATGGCATCGGCGGCACTGTCGAAGGTCGACGGGTGCTGGTGGGCAGCCCCCGGTGGATCGACGCCGGGCCACTAAAGGCAGACGTTGAGCGCATGGAGTCCGAGGGCCAGACCTGTGTCCTTGTCACCGTCGATGACGCCCTTGCCGGGGCGATCGGGGTCCGCGACGAGCTGCGGCCCGAGGTGCCCGAAGCCGTGCAGACCCTGCACACTAACGATGTGGAAGTAAGCATGCTCACCGGCGACAACACTCGCACCGCCCGGGCGCTGGCTGAAATCGCCGGAATCGACGACGTGCGCGCCGAGCTGCGCCCGGAGGACAAGGCAAGCATCGTCGCCGAACTCTCCTCCAAGACGCCGACGGCGATGATCGGCGACGGCATCAACGACGCGCCGGCACTGGCGGGCGCAACGGTGGGCATTGCGATGGGAGCAACCGGCTCTGACGCCGCGATCGAGTCCGCTGACGTCGCCTTCACTGGCCACGACCTCCGGTTGATCCCGCAGGCGCTGCAGCACGCCCGTCGAGGCAGCAGGATTATTAACCAGAACATCGTGCTGTCTCTGGCCATCATCATCGTGTTGATGCCGCTGGCGATCAGCGGTGTACTGGGCCTGGCCGCTGTCGTGCTGGTACACGAAGTCGCCGAGGTCATCGTGATTTTGAACGGCCTGCGGGCTGCGCAAGCGAAGCGCTGA
- the cmtR gene encoding Cd(II)/Pb(II)-sensing metalloregulatory transcriptional regulator CmtR, which yields MLTIASRLDVMNRLGRAMADPTRSRILITLLDGPSYPAVLSRDLDLTRSNVSNHLTCLRDCGIVVAEPEGRKTRYEIADPHLATALNALVNATLAVDENAPCIDPECSVPGCDGKGADA from the coding sequence ATGCTGACTATTGCTTCACGCCTCGACGTCATGAACCGGCTCGGCCGGGCCATGGCGGATCCGACGCGCTCCAGAATCCTGATCACCCTACTCGACGGCCCGAGCTACCCGGCCGTGCTTTCGCGCGACCTGGACCTAACCCGCTCGAACGTCTCGAACCACCTGACCTGCTTGCGTGACTGCGGCATCGTCGTCGCCGAGCCGGAGGGCCGCAAGACACGCTACGAAATCGCCGATCCGCACCTCGCGACAGCGCTCAACGCACTCGTGAACGCGACGTTGGCTGTCGACGAAAACGCCCCGTGCATCGACCCTGAGTGCTCGGTGCCCGGCTGCGACGGAAAAGGAGCGGACGCATGA
- a CDS encoding alkane 1-monooxygenase gives MSAGTLFNTIPTGIGVDVNVKILDNFATHLAPALGWQPNHKSPVIGYPID, from the coding sequence ATGTCCGCCGGCACCCTGTTCAACACCATCCCCACCGGGATAGGCGTGGACGTCAACGTGAAGATCTTGGACAACTTCGCCACCCACCTCGCCCCCGCGTTGGGTTGGCAGCCGAACCACAAAAGCCCAGTTATCGGCTACCCCATCGACTAA
- a CDS encoding DUF488 family protein, whose amino-acid sequence MRIYTVGHSNLDFEDFAEMIKAAGVASIVDVRKLPGSRKYPWFNDDHLAEHLPTCGITYSRSEGLTGRRNVSHSVPFEVNGNWRNRSFHNYADHALGEEFSDALSQLRANAAETPTAIMCSEAVWWRCHRRIIADHLIAHGDEVGHIMGLGAAGAKVSEATLNDGAVIGNDLLVRYPERG is encoded by the coding sequence ATGCGCATTTACACCGTGGGCCACTCCAACCTCGACTTCGAGGACTTCGCTGAAATGATCAAGGCTGCCGGTGTGGCATCCATCGTGGATGTGCGCAAGCTGCCCGGGTCCAGGAAGTACCCGTGGTTCAACGACGACCACCTTGCCGAACACCTTCCCACATGTGGCATCACTTACAGCAGAAGCGAGGGCCTCACCGGGCGGCGCAACGTGTCCCACTCGGTGCCGTTTGAGGTTAACGGCAACTGGCGTAACCGCAGCTTCCACAATTACGCCGACCATGCGCTCGGCGAGGAGTTCTCGGACGCGCTCTCGCAGCTACGGGCGAACGCCGCCGAAACTCCCACCGCGATCATGTGCTCCGAGGCGGTGTGGTGGCGCTGCCACCGGCGCATCATCGCCGACCACCTCATCGCCCACGGTGACGAGGTTGGCCACATTATGGGCCTGGGTGCAGCCGGGGCGAAGGTGAGCGAGGCAACGCTCAACGACGGCGCAGTCATCGGCAACGATCTCCTCGTGCGCTACCCCGAGCGGGGCTAG
- a CDS encoding YtoQ family protein, whose protein sequence is MSFNVYLSGEIHTDWREEIQRGAEAAGLDVVFTAPVTDHPASDAAGDHLGEAPAGFWRDHQSSKVNSIRTRTLIEKADMVVVRFGDQYKQWNAAFDAGYCAALDKPYVTLHGDDIVHPLKEVDAAAQAWCTTTDQVVEILRYVLKA, encoded by the coding sequence TTGAGCTTCAACGTGTACCTGTCCGGCGAGATCCACACCGACTGGCGCGAAGAGATCCAGCGCGGCGCGGAGGCCGCCGGGCTCGACGTCGTCTTCACCGCGCCGGTGACCGATCACCCTGCCAGCGACGCCGCCGGCGACCACCTCGGAGAAGCACCCGCGGGCTTTTGGCGCGATCACCAGTCCTCGAAGGTCAACTCCATCCGCACCCGCACCCTGATCGAGAAGGCCGACATGGTCGTCGTCCGCTTCGGGGACCAGTACAAGCAGTGGAACGCCGCCTTCGACGCGGGCTACTGCGCGGCACTGGACAAGCCTTATGTCACGCTGCATGGCGACGATATCGTCCACCCGCTCAAGGAGGTCGACGCCGCCGCGCAGGCATGGTGCACCACCACCGACCAGGTCGTCGAGATCCTGCGCTACGTGCTCAAAGCCTAA